In one Mucilaginibacter sp. PAMB04168 genomic region, the following are encoded:
- a CDS encoding galactose oxidase: MSTTIAEAQVTEFKWSELAAIPDAHGFAGSFGGTSGGSMIVAGGANFPDGGAPWTGSKKVWTNQIFALEKPDGQWKVVGKLPHNLGYGVSVTWNNKLICVGGSNEAGHTQKVFALSYNTQSITIDTLPDLPYALANSSGAVAGDILYVAGGLINPDDRRCANLFLSLDLSLPTAEQRWHKLDSWPGPARMLAATGAINNTFYLFSGAELVDAQTGSVKRRYLNDAYSYTPDKGWKQLADMPWAAVAAPNSVYTSNKNVLSIFGGDDGQLAERADLKETHPGFNIRILNYYVNENQWKAGSDIPVEKNKNSVSKPNESLWAPVTVPLVIWNGKLVFPGGEVRPAVRTPRVRVATPVKH; the protein is encoded by the coding sequence ATGAGTACGACGATAGCTGAAGCACAAGTTACCGAATTTAAATGGTCTGAGCTGGCTGCTATTCCTGATGCGCATGGTTTTGCCGGTTCGTTTGGCGGCACTTCCGGAGGTAGCATGATTGTAGCAGGAGGGGCAAACTTCCCTGACGGCGGAGCGCCGTGGACAGGAAGTAAGAAAGTTTGGACTAATCAGATTTTTGCGCTTGAGAAGCCTGATGGGCAATGGAAAGTTGTCGGTAAATTACCCCATAATCTGGGTTACGGTGTATCGGTAACCTGGAATAACAAATTAATTTGTGTTGGCGGAAGCAACGAAGCCGGCCATACGCAGAAAGTGTTTGCACTTTCTTATAACACACAAAGTATAACAATAGATACGCTGCCAGATTTGCCCTACGCCCTTGCCAATAGTTCGGGGGCTGTTGCCGGTGATATACTCTATGTAGCTGGCGGTTTAATTAACCCCGACGACAGGCGTTGCGCTAACCTTTTTTTATCGCTCGATCTTTCATTGCCGACAGCCGAACAGCGGTGGCATAAATTAGATAGCTGGCCCGGTCCGGCCCGAATGTTAGCTGCAACAGGTGCCATAAATAATACATTTTATTTGTTTAGTGGCGCTGAACTCGTAGACGCACAGACCGGATCGGTGAAGCGCAGGTATTTGAACGATGCCTATTCTTATACGCCGGATAAAGGTTGGAAACAGCTTGCTGATATGCCTTGGGCCGCTGTTGCGGCTCCTAATTCCGTTTATACCTCAAATAAAAATGTATTAAGCATATTTGGTGGCGATGACGGACAACTGGCCGAACGAGCTGATCTTAAAGAAACGCATCCAGGCTTTAATATCCGGATCTTGAACTATTATGTAAATGAAAATCAGTGGAAAGCCGGGTCAGATATCCCGGTTGAGAAGAATAAGAACAGTGTAAGTAAGCCTAACGAAAGTTTATGGGCACCGGTTACTGTACCTTTAGTTATATGGAACGGAAAGCTTGTTTTTCCAGGCGGTGAAGTGCGCCCGGCTGTTCGTACTCCGCGGGTGCGGGTGGCAACGCCAGTTAAACATTAA
- a CDS encoding MFS transporter, whose product MIKSPSVSSSYPWALVAMLWVVAFLNYFDRNLITSMHDPVVADFKLNDSQFGLLTTMFLLSYGLLSPLGGYFADNYGRKKVICFSVAIWSAVTLWTGFVSSFPEMLVARVVMGLSEACYIPAGLALISEYHQGRTRSIATGLHMSGLYAGLALGGLGGFIAESWGWRHGFQLFGLIGVVYSILLIVFLKDKPIVSNGDPGDKKAPANLFQIFKELLAERSFLVLMFYFCVLGIVNWLIYAWLPTFLKEHFHLGLGEAGISATGYMQIGSFAGVLIGGILADRWSKINERSRLYVVIIGFTVGAPFLFLMASTHVLLIAIAAMIVYGLARGFNDSNLMPILCQVIDNRYIATGYGFLNFLSTIVGGLMVYIGGVLKDAQIDLSIIYQVSAVLMLLASLSLFFVKFYRQKEYTA is encoded by the coding sequence ATGATTAAATCACCATCCGTTTCTTCCTCCTATCCATGGGCACTTGTAGCTATGCTTTGGGTGGTTGCGTTTTTAAATTATTTCGACCGAAACCTCATTACATCAATGCATGATCCGGTAGTAGCCGATTTTAAACTCAATGATTCGCAGTTCGGTCTGTTAACTACCATGTTTTTGCTTTCGTATGGCTTGCTTAGTCCGCTTGGCGGCTACTTTGCCGATAATTATGGGCGCAAAAAGGTAATTTGTTTTAGCGTGGCCATCTGGTCTGCTGTAACGCTTTGGACGGGTTTTGTAAGTTCTTTTCCGGAAATGCTGGTTGCACGTGTGGTAATGGGGCTTAGCGAAGCGTGCTACATACCGGCTGGCCTGGCGCTTATAAGTGAGTATCATCAGGGCCGGACAAGATCTATTGCCACGGGCTTGCACATGAGCGGCTTATATGCTGGTCTTGCGCTCGGCGGCTTAGGCGGTTTTATAGCCGAATCATGGGGGTGGCGCCATGGCTTTCAATTATTTGGATTGATTGGTGTAGTTTATTCGATTTTATTGATTGTGTTTTTAAAAGATAAACCTATCGTATCTAACGGTGACCCGGGCGACAAAAAGGCACCTGCAAATCTGTTCCAAATATTTAAGGAGTTATTGGCAGAACGCTCGTTTTTAGTACTGATGTTCTATTTCTGCGTATTGGGCATTGTAAACTGGTTAATTTATGCCTGGCTGCCCACTTTCTTAAAAGAACATTTTCACCTCGGGCTTGGAGAGGCTGGTATTTCGGCCACGGGCTATATGCAAATTGGCTCTTTTGCGGGTGTTTTGATAGGTGGTATACTGGCAGATCGGTGGTCGAAAATTAATGAACGCAGTCGTTTATATGTAGTTATAATTGGCTTTACGGTTGGGGCTCCATTTCTTTTTTTAATGGCCAGTACGCATGTTTTACTTATAGCCATTGCCGCTATGATTGTTTATGGCTTAGCACGTGGCTTTAATGACAGTAACCTGATGCCCATTTTGTGTCAGGTAATTGATAACCGGTACATAGCAACGGGGTATGGCTTCCTGAACTTTTTAAGTACCATAGTTGGCGGATTGATGGTATATATTGGTGGGGTTTTAAAAGACGCTCAAATCGATCTTTCTATCATTTACCAGGTTTCAGCGGTGTTAATGCTGTTGGCAAGCCTCTCTCTGTTTTTTGTAAAATTTTATCGTCAAAAAGAATATACAGCATGA